The Muntiacus reevesi chromosome 10, mMunRee1.1, whole genome shotgun sequence genome has a segment encoding these proteins:
- the PNMA2 gene encoding paraneoplastic antigen Ma2, whose product MALTLLEDWCRILSVDDQKSLMVMGIPVDCSEDEIQEVLQETLKPLGRYRLLGKIFRKQENASAVLLELLEDPEVSVIPSEVQGKGGIWKVIFKTPNQDMEFLERLNLFLEKEGQTVSGMFRALGHEGLSPAALPCISPELLAHVLGQVIAHATQPLLPMRYRKLRVFSGSAVPAPEEEPFEVWLEQATEIVKEWPVAEAEKKRWLMESLRGPALDLMHIVQADNPSISVEECLEAFKQVFGNLESRRTSQVKYLKTYQEKGEKVSAYVLRLETLLRRAVEKRAIPRNIADQIRLEQVMAGASLSEVLWCRLRELKDQGRPPSFLQLMKVIREEEEEEAAFENENTEEPEGGDGYGHWGNEAND is encoded by the coding sequence ATGGCGCTGACCCTGTTGGAGGACTGGTGTAGAATTCTGAGTGTGGATGATCAGAAATCACTGATGGTTATGGGGATCCCAGTGGACTGCAGCGAGGATGAGATTCAGGAGGTCCTGCAGGAGACTTTAAAGCCTTTGGGCAGGTACAGACTCCTTGGCAAAATATTCCGGAAGCAGGAGAATGCCAGTGCGGTGCTGTTAGAGCTGCTGGAGGACCCTGAGGTCTCTGTGATCCCCAGCGAGGTTCAGGGCAAGGGGGGCATTTGGAAAGTCATCTTCAAGACCCCTAACCAGGACATGGAATTTCTGGAAAGACTGAACCTCTTTCTAGAAAAAGAGGGACAGACGGTCTCGGGAATGTTCCGGGCACTTGGGCACGAGGGGTTGTCTCCAGCAGCCTTGCCCTGCATCTCACCAGAGTTACTGGCCCACGTGTTGGGACAAGTGATAGCACATGCCACTCAGCCTCTGCTCCCCATGAGGTACCGGAAGCTGAGAGTGTTCTCAGGGAGCGCCGTGCCTGCCCCCGAGGAAGAGCCCTTTGAAGTCTGGTTGGAACAGGCCACCGAGATAGTCAAAGAGTGGCCGGTAGCAGAGGCAGAAAAGAAGAGATGGTTGATGGAAAGCCTTCGTGGACCAGCCCTAGACCTCATGCACATAGTCCAGGCAGACAATCCATCCATCAGCGTGGAGGAATGTTTGGAAGCATTTAAGCAAGTGTTTGGGAACCTGGAGAGTCGCCGGACCTCCCAGGTGAAGTACCTGAAAACCTatcaggagaaaggagagaaagtctCAGCCTACGTGTTACGGCTAGAAACCCTGCTGCGGAGAGCAGTGGAGAAGCGGGCGATCCCCAGGAACATCGCCGATCAAATCCGCCTGGAGCAGGTCATGGCCGGGGCAAGCCTCAGTGAGGTACTCTGGTGTCGGCTTAGGGAGCTGAAAGACCAGGGCCGGCCTCCCAGCTTCCTGCAGTTAATGAAGGTCATccgggaagaagaggaggaagaggccgCGTTCGAAAATGAGAATACTGAagagccagagggaggggatggctATGGTCACTGGGGTAACGAGGCCAATGACTAA